The nucleotide window TCGGCGCATCTCCATCTTCTGCAAGTTTCACTAACATGGACGTAATGGCATATAGCGAAGCCACCATCGTCGAAAATCCGGCAATAATCAGAACTCCATTGAGAATGTGGACCACTACGGTGAATCCGATGGTTGACATGGCTTTTACAAGCGGGCTTTCATCTGGAGTCAATTGGCTGGATGGCACAAGCAACAGAATCAAAGCAATTGCAATGACATAAAGTGTACTCACCGATAATAGCATTACTCGACCTGATTTCACTGCATCTTTCGGTTCTTTCAATTTGGCTGCCATCAAGCCCATAACCTCGATCCCGGCAAAAGCAAAGAATGCATAGATGAATCCGGTCCACACCCCTTTACCTCCATGCGGAAACCATTCATTCTTTAATTGTTCTGGCGTCACTTGTACAGGTAACCAACCCAGACAAGCCGCTCCTGCTATAGCTATAAATGCAACCGTTGCAGCAAGTTTGATTACGGCAAGAATATTCTCCGTTTTGGTTAATCCCTTCGCTCCCAGTGCAGCAATGAACAGACCGATAGCAGCATAGATCGCAACAAATGCCCATAGGGGAAACTTGGGGAACCAGAATTGGGAGAAGAGCCCAAGTGCTGTCAAAGAACTGCCCATGATGAGCATTTCCGAAGCCCAGTACATCCACCCACTTCCAAAACCAGCCCATGGTCCGAATGCTTCTCCAGCATAGGTTCGAAAAGCGCCTTCTTTTGGATCATCTGCCGTCATCTGCGCCAGCGCGCCAAATACAAAGTAAGTACCCGCCGCAGCGAGCACCAATAATACGAGTACGGATATGCCGGCCCAATGAATCGCGAGACTGGTTCCCAGGAAAAATCCTGTTCCAAGCGTGCACCCCGCGCCAAACAAAGATAGGCTGACCCAACTTAGCTTATCGTCGTCCTTTTTACCGTGTAGCTGACTTTTCATGAAGCTCCTCCTTCTGCCTTATCCCCTTACGATTTACAGGTCATGGAGGTTTTATGTCTGCATTGCCAAAAGAATTGTTTATGATTTACATAATAAATATTATGTTATTTTATTTTGACGATGAATTTAAGCTGTACTTTCTTAAGCGTCATTTCTAAAAAATTATTTTCACTCCCATGTGAAATCTGTAAAAAAGTTTGTTGACTTCTATCACTTAGAATGATTCTCCTTTTTAACATGAGGGAGCGGTATCGAATCTCAATGTGATGTGGGAACTAAGGTGAGAAAATGATCTTTCTATTGTGAAATTTTCATATGTTGAAATAGTATAATATAGTAGTTATTTCTTTCATTTCGAACGCTGGGCACCTCTATTTTTGCGTATCATTCTACCAGCTTCTTATTTTCGTGAAATTTCCGGTTGTCCAAAATAGAATGGCTCAATTTTGGGATTTTTCCTCTTTTCTCCGGTCTCATCGGTTTTTCGGGGACTGATGTATAGATATTCTTCTCTAGAAATTTTTCGCAGTCTCTGGTGCAATCATTATTATGAATTTTTCATATGATGAAAATATAATATATTAGCTAAAAAAGAAGCCGCCTTGATGGCGACTTCACTCATATTTTAACAATTTTTTAAGTCCGGCCAGTCCAGTCAGCGCCGGCGATTTCGTTCCATCGTGCTCTAATTTCATCATATAGGTTCTGCGGAAGTGCCCCTTTAGCCACAAGATCGGCATTTTGCTGCCAGCGATTGGGCTTGGCTGTTCCTACAATAGCCGTGTCTACGCCTTCGGTACTTAGCGTAAAACGTAGTGCTGTTTCCACCGCTGCCTGGGCATCTTCACCCAGAAAACCATAGTTAAGTTCGCTTAAGCGTTTCCAGTATATAAATGGATAAGCCTCTTCTGAAAGTGTTTCATACGTCCAGGCCGCATTGGCAATAGGTCTTTTGGCGATGACACCCATGTTTCTTTTTCTCGCCTCAGGCAAAGTAAGTTCAATTGCCTCCTGATCTGCGATATTTAATGAGGTCTCCAGGCTGTCAAATACTCCGGTCTGAATCGCATATAGCGCATCCGTTGTATCCCCACTATATCCGATGAACCTGGTTTTCCCTGCTTCCTTGGCACGCTGTAGCACTTCGATAACTGCCCCTTGCCGAAGCACTTCTTCAGAACAGCTATGCAAATGGATGACATCCACATAGTCCGTTTTCAACCGCTTAAGACTACGGTCAATCGTTTGCTCCAGTACTTTGGCATCCCAATCGGGACCTTCGATCCCGGCAGCATGTCCACATTTGGTGAACAAATAGTAATCATCACGCCGATGTGACAGCACTTCACCGATTAATTGCTCGCTATCACCATAACATTCAGCCGTATCAATCACGTTTAAGCCTGCATCCAGCGCACTGTTCAGTAATGTCGCTACATCCGTTTTGGATACATTTTTGCCTATTTCCGCTCCGCCAAATCCAAGTGTACTTACGTTCATTCCAGTATTTCCGTACTTGCGCGTTTCCATGGTTATCTTCCTCCAAGTTCAGTGAATTGGGTACAGATAAATAGAAATACAGATTAGGGCGTGTCTGAACCTCCGCAGAAGTAAATTTTGCCGATTTTTCGTTCCAAACAAGGAAGTTTTCCGCAGTTGTGCCGGGGCACGTCAAGGAAAAAGTAACGCAGCAGGGGGCGAAAAGACGGTAAAAGATGCACTTCAGCGAGTTTTAGACACGTTTTATCTTCCAATATGTTATTACCCATACATTCGTTATGCCACCCACTTTTCCAGACTGCTACCAACTCAACTCATCTAGAATCCGTAGATGGACATCCCACCGTCAACCAATAACGTCTGACCCGTTATGTATCCGGCTGCATCCGATGCCAGGAACACGACAGGTCCTACCACTTCCTCCAGTTCTCCCACTCGCTGAAGCGGTGTGCGACTTACGATTTCCTGCAAATACTGGGGATCATCCAGCAGCTTTTCGGTCAAAGGTGTTCGGAAATACCATGGGCCTACTGAATTGACACGGATTCCATAATTGCCCCATTCCAGTGCGAGAACTTTGGTCATATGAATTAATGCAGCTTTGGTCGCACCATATACAACCCCTGTTCGAAGAGCCGTGTGCCCACCTACCGAAGAGATGTTGATGATCTTCCCAGTCCCACGTTCTTTCATATGCTGACCCGCCAGTTGTGAAGCGATGAATGCCGACTTCAGATTCGTTTGCATGATGGTCTCCCACTGCTCGTCCGTGACTTCAAGTGCGGGTGTCCGGATGTTCATACCTGCATTATTCACCAAAATGTCCAGACTGCCCATCTCCGAAATCGCCTCTCGAAACGTCTCTTCCAGTTGCTCTCTTGATGTCACATCCGCAGTTAGTGCGAGTGCTTTACGCCCTGTCTGTTCGTAGATGTAGGCAGCTGTCTCCTCAATCTCTCTCATCGTTCGGGATACAAGTACAACGTCACTGCCTGACTGGGCAAGTCCAATCGCAATTGCTTTTCCGATCCCTCTCCCCGCGCCTGTCACTAGTGCTGTCTGTCCATCGAGATGGAATGTAGGTACGTTCATGTCACTCACTCCTTCATCAGATTTATAAGTTGAACTAAAGATTATTTACACTGACACTACGATGACAGAATAACCTTCCAATCGCTGTTATCCCCAGATTTTTTGATTCCCTTTTTCGAAGGGGAAAATCCGGGGATAGCTTATGCTTCCGATGCAGCTTTCTTTCAGAAAGCTTTTAGGCGAACGCTTCGCTTTTTCAGTTTTTTTCTGTCCTCTCCGTTATCGTGTAAATGATTAGTTCAACTTATATCGCAAATCATGCAAATGCTTTATATGTAAGTGAAGCCCCGATTGGGATCAGGTTACAAAATACTGGCTTGGATTGCCCAGCTCTGGATGGAACTTTTCTCGAAAGCGGCCTCCTGTATACTCCCCTATAATTTTTCGCCAGAACGCCTGCGCAATGACATTGTTACGAACCTGAGTCACTTTCCATCTTCCTGGGAAACGTTTAAACAATTCATAGGCTGCCCGTGTGCCCACGCCACTGCGCCGATATTTTTGCATTACAAAAAATTCAGTCAAATAGTAGTCATTATCCTTACTTCCAGGCTCCAGTTTCTCCACCAAAGCAAACCCTGCAGGTGCCCCATCACTTGTAATCAAAAAAGGAAACTTGCGGTCCTCTTCTGTCCAGAATGCTTCCAAACCCGGATATTCCGGAAAAATACCGTTACTGTCCACATCAATATTCAGATATTTGGTAAAATCATAGAGATAAAATTGCATTAAATGCCGAATCACCTGACTGCGTTCCCGGGGAACCAGTTCTATTTGCATATTCATCCGGTTCACCTCCTCTGCTCTACGTATACTGATTACTTTAAAGGTTTACGCGCTGAAGGGCAAGGAAGCATCCGCTACCTGCTACCTGCTTCAGTGAACAAGTTGTGAGCATGTAAATTATGGTACACTAGAGCATAGAATACTAACACATTGAATATTAATTTATATGTTTTTCACATGGAGGTGTCGAACTTGACCAACGTGCAAAAAGAGATTGATCGACGCAAGCTGGATGACAAACTACCTTCCATGCCTTGGTTCGTTCAGCAATTCATGGACTACAAGCTGCCTGACCTGTCCCCCTCTACCCTGCTCGAATATTTAAGAGATTACGAAGCTTTCTTCGGTTGGTTGCGAGCAGAGGGGCTGTCCGAGGCAAGCTCTAATAAAGAAGTTACTTTAACTGAACTGGAAGTCCTACGCATGGATTCGGTTACCGCCTATCGGTTATTTCTCACAACCAAACGGGAAGGAACCAATTCCAGAATTACCGTCTCTCGCAAACTCTCTTCCCTTCGCTCCCTTTTCCATTACCTGAGCCAGATTGCGGAAGACGAAGATTTCTACCCTTTGCTGAAGCGGAATATTATGGCCAAAATCGAGATCAAGCGCACGCATAAACCCAAGGATACCGCTGCCAAACTCAAAGGTAAAATTCTCGAGGAAGAGGAACTTCTGGAATTTATCGGTTATATCCTTGAAGGTTACGCTGTCGATATGGAGAAGAACAAGCAGGCTCTGTACTCCCATGAAATCAACAAAGAACGGGACGCCTGTATTGCCAGCCTGATTTTGAATTCCGGCTTACGTGTGTCGGAGGTCGTGAACCTGAACGTCGATGACCTCGATCTGAACAACAAACTCCTGTATGTTTATCGCAAAGGTAACAATGATGAGACGTACAAAACACCCGTTTATTTCAGGGAACAGGCCAAGGACGAACTCGCGACTTATATGAACCTGCGGCAATCACGTTACCGTACACCCAAGCGCGAAAAAGGTCTGTTCATTGCCATGCGCAACGGAGATTCGGAAGGCAGCCGAATGACCAAAAGAGCGATCCAGGCCATGATCATGAAATACGCCAAACGTTTTGGCAAGCCATTCTTGACCGTGCACAAATTACGCCATTCATTCGCAACTGACTATTATCTGCAAAATGATATCTACAAAACGAAGGAGCAGCTTGGGCACGCTTCAACGGAAACAACCGAAATTTACGCTCATCTCACCGACAAAACGATGTCCGAAGCTATCGAACGCCGTACTGACGATGGGATGTAACATCCCGAACATAATAAAAGCAGCAAGCCGCATCAAGGATTTCGATCCGAGAAAGGTCTGCTGCTTTTTTTGTTTTTTACATCATTCAAGGAAAAGAAGCACCAATAATTTTAGTTTACATAATAAATGTTACGTTATATTAGAAATGGATCAATAATGCTCTCTGTACATTCAATCATGTGCAGCGACGATAATGTCCCACTTCTTTACGTTTCCACGATTCGATTTCAGTATTCTTCCTTCACTTGCTCTCAACCATCTGTAACAACGCTTGGGCTATATACTCCGTTTCATGAACCGAGTACCACGTTATATCCCTGTTTACGACGCTTAGCTCCATCACCTGATCTAGAGATAACCATGAGATCATACCCATTACCCTTTCAAGGCGATCCACTAGTGTCAGATCTTTCTCTTCTCGAACCATCACCAACTTGGGATAAGAAGCCTCTTTGAATCCCTCTATAACAATCCAATCATACCCGGATAGACGACTTAACATATCCTCCAGCCTGGTTGCTTGTCGCTCCATAATGGCAGTGCGTTTCTCTGACATAACAACCACCGCCGCGGCCCCTGCCTCCCCAAATCGATACGAATCCGTTCCTTCTTGATCCATCTCGAAATGGTCGTGTCCATCATGCTTAATCGCGGCTACCTTTAGTCCCATGGAAGAAAAGTGATCAATTAGCGCGGCTGTCATGGTCGTCTTGCCCGTGTTCTTGTATCCAACTATCTGTATGATATGTGGTTTTGTTCCACTCATTTTAGTCATATACCAACTACCTCACATGACCTGAGGGCAGTTTGAGAATGCGCACCTGTTCCCCCGCAGGAATGCCTTTTTTCTCAGGAGGAATAACAATTAGACAATCACTGTCCTTAATCGTAATCATCACGCTGGATTCATCTACACGGGCAGCAGCGGGTATGGCATACACCATTCCGTTGCGGATCTCTGTGCGTCCACGTACGAATCGTGTGAAATTGTTTACTTTGGCGTACCCTTCTTCCAAGGTCGCAGTCCATTCTTCCAAATAAGGATGAGCATCGGCTTGCATGGAACGAATGGTTGGACGAACAAATAGACCAAAACCCACAAAACAAGCCCCTGGGTTACCCGAAAGCGCAAAAAGTAATTTGTCTTTGTACACAGCAGCTGTGGTTACACTGCCTGGTCGCATCGTCACTTTGTTAAACAACATCTCCACATGTTCTTCCAACACAAGTTCACCCATAATATCATAATCCCCGACAGACACTCCGCCTGTGGTCACCACGATATCATTATCTTGAATGGCTTCTTCCAGCTTCACCCTTGCTGTGTTCACATCGTCAGCAATGGAACCATACATTACCGGCTCTCCACCTGCTTCAACGACTAGAGAACGCAACATATAACTGTTGCTGTTCCGAATCCGACCTGGTTGCAGTGGCTCATCTACATCAAGCAATTCCGTTCCTGTGGCGAATATCGCAACCTTAGGACGTTGAAATACAGGTACTTCTGCAATGCCAAAAGTCGCTAACACGGACTGCTCTCCTGCCCTGATGATCGTTCCTGCTTCAAGCAGTTGCTGACTCTCCTGGACTTCCAGTCCAATGGGTGTGATGTTAGCGCCCGACAATATCTGCCGTTTCAATGCAATCCACTGTTCTCCGTTCTCTTCCTTACTCTCGGTCATCTCCATCATGACCACGGCATCCGCACCTTCAGGAACCTGTGCTCCTGTCATGATGCGAGCCGTTGTACCTGAAACAATGGTGTGGTCCGAGGTGTAACCGCAAGGAATTTCGTCAATTACCCGAAACCAGATTTGATGATCACTAGATGCATCTAGGGTATCTGTACTTATAATTGCGAATCCATCCATACCCGATCTGCGGAAGAATGGATACGGATGAGGTGCCTGAATAGTCTCTGCAAGTGTACGTCCATGGGCAGATTCGAGGCGAACTTTCTCTATGGAGCCTGAAGTCACGCGTGCAGCTATTTTGGCTTGGGCATCCGGTACCTGTACAGCTGTACGATTGAACTTGGCAGTTGTCATATCATATGAATGTGAGTTTAGTTTCAAAAGTATTCTTACCTCCTAGAGACATATCATCGTTTAAGAAAAGTGTAGCCCGAATGCGGTAAGATGACAAGTACATCGCTCACATCCAACATGAAAGCAAGCGTATATGCCCATAATACAAATGACAAAGGGAGGCGATACATCATGAGTGAACGATGTGAATTATGCGGAAGAGAACCTGTGGACACGACCATTCATCATCTGACACCCAAAGAAATGGGCGGAACTTTCCTGCCTACGGCCAATCTGTGCATCCCCTGTCACAAACAGATTCATTCGCTATACACCAATCGCGACATTGTAACTCTTGGTCTCACGGACCTGCAATCCTTGAGACAGGATGAACGAATGATGCCATTTATCCGCTGGATTCGCAAGCAGCCTGCTTCAACGATTCCCCGCGTACGCAAATCCAATCATGTTCGCAAATCGTAAACCAAAAAGAACAGCTCCAAGGTAATGTGCCGGCGAGATGAATCCGCCTTCCCTTTTCGCTGTTCTTAAATAAACTATTCGATTGACAGCGACGCTTACGATTAAATGTTATCTACGCCTCATAATGCGGCCGCCGCCCACTCTGGTTTTTGGTTTTTTATAAGATTTCTTAGGTGAATCAAACAATCCGCCCAGGCCACCACTGCTTTTGTTGCGATCAATGGTTCCCTTGCTCTGATCCTTGTTACGGTTGAATAATCCTCCGCCAGATCCCACGCTTGAATCTTTATCGCTTCCGCGCCTTGTAATTGTACCTTTCCGATCCACAGTAATGGGTGGAGCAACCTTCTTGTCATTACTCGTTGGTGTACGGTAAGATCCTGCACTCGGTTTATACGTATCTTTATTGGTATAACCCCGATAATTACCATTGCCCCGTCCACCAAAAGAATCGAACAGATTACCTATTAATGTAGCAGTCAGGTAACCTTGTAAAAAAGATGAATCGTAGTTCTGCCGAACATACTCCTTTGAGTCCACCTCAACCAAGGTATCCTCCGGCTTATTCGGATCTTGTTGCAGATGATAATACTCGTCCTGATACACCAGGAACATACGCTCCGTGTTCTCTGCCGAGATCTGATCCGGTTGCCTTTGGTCAGACAATTCCTGAGCCACTTCCGGAACCGTTCGGTCCGAGGCCCGGTACACATAGGACGTTGAGTTACCACTGCCACTAACCGATTCAAGCGGATATGTGTCCTGAACAGAAGGTGCTCCGCACGCGGACAACAGAGACATCACAAGGCTGAGGACCAGCATTAATTTTAATCCATGTGCCAAGCGTTTTTTCATTGGAACCTCTCCTAGCTCGAACGAATCACTTTGATATCCGCAGGAATAATGGACTCACCCTCATACAATGTAAATCTTCTGTCTTGCCACTCTACGCGAAGAAGCATATTATCATCCGACTGATACTGCCATACCAATTGTTCTCCTGCCTGGCCATACGGAGTTCTGCCTGCCGTAGATACCATGCCATCATATTCTTCCTCCAGATGATATGCGCGTCCATCCAGGTCCAGCAATGTAGGCACCTCATCAGGTGCATCTAGTCTGCCATCAATTGCTATATATAAGGCATAACGGGTAATTTCCCGTTCTTCGATATGCAAATATCGAAAGGCGGTACCATCCTGCAGCGTAAGCACAACTGCATTTCGAGCGCGATTTTGTACCCGACCAACGACTTCATAAGTGACGAGAGAAACCTCACAGATATCACCAGGTGCAAGCTGTAGCATGGTTTTCTCTGCCTGCGGCGGTTCAGGTTTCGTTAGTATTCCTTTAATTCGTTTCCATACACTCATGAGAATTACTCCTGTTCCTTATCTTATAAACAAGCTGCAATAATCAGTGCGCCCACGATATGTAAAGCGCCAGAGAACAACCCATATCCTGTTTTTCCTTGCTGAATTCCGGTATCCAGATCCAAAGTGGCCCATTTGCGAATCATAAAGTGTACGACACTCTCCAGAATCAACAAAATGATAAAGGATACAACGGAGACCAACAGTGCTTCTCCCAGGTGACCAGCCGTAGAAATAGACGTAGCGAGTACATACCCTTGTGCAAATAACTTCATAACCATACGTGTAGTAACGGCCATATTGCCAGCCTTAACTTCAGCAAAATCCTTATATTTCGTGAACAGTGAATCAACATACATCAGGACAAACAGCAAAACCGAACCAGATACGGTCCAGACCAGCATCGCCAAAATGTTCAAATCCATTTACACAGCCCCCACATATCAACATGAACCGCATTTAAAAGCGAAGGAGAAACGCTCTTCTCCTCCGCTGGTTAACCCTGCTGACAACCAAGGTGTTAGTTCTTATTATCGTACTGTTTCATCAATGCTGCGAGTTCGTCTTCAACAGCCTGGTCTTTACCCAACTTCTCGAACTCTTCGTCCAAAGACTTGCCTTTGGAGGACATTTCGTTGCTTGCTTCTGCCTGTGCTTCCATCTGCATCATTTTCTCTTCCATACGCTTCATGCCAGCACTTGCCGTATCAGAGCCAAACCCATTCAACGCTTTGTTGATTTCCGTTTGAGCTTTTGCTGCATTGTAACGTGCTACCAATGTCTCACGTTTGTTCTTCATTTGAGTCAACTGCTTACGCATCTCGTCGAGCTTGCCACGCAGGTTATCTGCAGAAGCCTTGTTCTGATCATAGCTGGTTTTGTACTCAGCCATCTTCTCTTCAGCAACCTTTTTCTCTTCTAAAGCACGTCGAGCCAGATCCAAATTCTGAGCACGAGCCGCCGTATGCGCCTGCTCTTCACGTTTCTTCACCAGAGCTTCCTGCTCTTCGAATAGCTGCTTGAATTTCTTCTCAATGGCAATCTGTGCGGCTACTGCTTTCTCCGCATCTTCCAGATCCTCTTGCATATCACGGATATATTGGTCCGTCATCTTGATTGGATCTTCCGCCTTGTCAATAATGGCATTGATATTAGACATTGTTAAATCACGCAATCGTTTGAAAATGGACATTATGTTATTCCTCCTAGTCGATATTACATCGTATATAAACATACATACGTAACAATCTACAACTCGTTTCAATTTTAGCAAATAAAATCAAAACTTGCGATTGCTCTTCATGTTAGGAAGATCCTTTATCCTTGTTCAGATGATCCTCCATTAGCCTCTCTGCAGTCTGCACGATTTCGTCGATCTGCATCCGTGTAATGGAATCAAAATGGATACCCATGATCACCGTAACGGTTACTTTCAGCTGAAGGGCAGCCTTTCGGGCAAGCCGCTCACACAGCTCTTGTTCCTTGTGACCCGGAATATGTACCGTCGTCCCGCTTACGCGCTCATGATCCACGTAGAACGTGGCTACAGCGCCAATATGCGCCTTTCCTCCGGTAACGAGAAAAACCTTATCATCTCCTGCCTCAATCACTTGTAAACGTATCGATTTCAAATCATATGTACTCATAACCATCCACCTATCCTTCTCTATATGTTATATATGGAGGAATTATGGCTTTAACAAGATAAATCCGCAATGAAAATTCTCACACTACGCATATTTTATGGACACCTCGGACATACCAAGGAGAACATCATTTTTGGAAAAGGAGGCCGTTATTATGCGCGTACGCCTCATTATGCTGATGGTTATCGTTATTTTTTTCGGAGGATACCATGCTCCAGCTTCATCGCGGGATGCTTCAAGCCCGCCAAGTGAATCAGTATCAGTTTCAGATTCCGCGGAAGAAGAACAACTGACATTGGGACAATTACGTCAAAAATATGCGGATACGTTCAAAACGAATGGTCCTTCAACGAAGCAGGTTGCCCTGACTTTTGATGACGTGCCCGATCCACGATTTACTCCACAGGTATTAGATGTATTGAAGAAATATAAAGTCAGAGCTACATTCTTTATCGTTGGTAGTCGTGCTGAGAAACATCCGGATCTGGTGAAACGTATAGTTAAGGAAGGGCATATTGTTGGCAATCACAGCTACAATCATCCGGAATTCAGTAAGCTGTCGATGAATGCCTTTCGCAAACAAATTTTACATACTGGGGATATCATTCATCACCTAGCAGGATATACGCCCAAGATGATCCGGCCACCTTACGGAGATATTAATGAAGAACAGCTGCAATGGGCTGCCAGACAACACTATAGCATTGTGAACTGGAACGTTGACTCACTGGACTGGAAAGGCCTCTCCAAGGAAGAGGTGAAGGATAACATCCTATCTGCCGTAAAACCCGGTTCCATCGTTCTGCAACATGCCGGGGGCGGTGTGGGTTCGAACTTGAATGGCACGATTGAGGCTTTACCTGAAATTATTGAGGAACTGCGTAATCGGGGGTATGAACTGGTCACCTTGGACGAGATGTTGGGGTTGCCAAAAGCCAAGGATTAGGATGTCCATGTAGGAAATGATGACGATGTTAAAAGGGTGCCTGTTCAATCGCAAGTAGCGACTGGCAGACACCCTGTTTGATTTCGGTTAGATGTAATTAATTTTCTACTTCAGAATATACAGCTCGATATCCTGGAAACCAAATGTGCTTACGGACTGCTTGCTACCAGGGATAAAGATATCAATCCGGTGACCCTTGATTGCACCACCAATATCACGTGCTGTCGCTACAAAAGCCTGCTTTGGCAATCCCGGATGGCTGTGACCGGTTACCAGTACTTTGGTTCCAAGTGGAATCACACTGGGATCAACCGCAATCGTACCCAATTCAAGATCATTCCCGAAGTAATCCACAGCACCCCATCCCCCATTTTCGGACGGATCTGCAGAGTATGCCGTTGCTTTCACGTTCACTGCTTTACTGTAATCGAACGTTTTTCCCCAGGCTTGAACAACTTTGTTATCTGCGTTAACGTCCAAGCTTGCTGTAGTCACAGTCTTCGCTTGGGTCTTGCTCTCCGTAGCCGCGGCAGCTGCTACATTGTTCGCCTTACCGGGAATCGTAATTTTCAAACCACCATAAATGTTGTAAGGCGAAATGTCGTTGTTTGCTTTAACCAACGTGTTGAGTGCTACTCCATACTGTTTCGATAAGGTGTAGAAGGTATCCCCTTCTTTGGCCACATGAACTGAATCTGCGTGAGCCGGAACGGCTTGAATGAGCATTACTGTTGTCATTAATGCTACTGCTGTTTTGGCTATACGTTTCTTGTTAATCATGGTCTTCCTCCCTCATTATGCCTGCGAAGTTAGTTGTCGGATTCGGATGAGGAGCCACCCTATAGGTTCTTCGTTACATTTGAAACATTATGTACCCCTAATTCACCCCAAGCAGTGTGCCTTAGATCTTCCCCCTGCACGGTCTGCATCGTTACATCCCCCGCACTCCCTGTCCGGAAGTTTCGGCAGAGTTCAATATATCACAATTTTGTAACCTGAACTTGTAGTAATTCTTACCAAATGGTTTTCAGCATGTCATCAACTGTAAGAATACTGGATAATTCAGAATAGTTTGACGAACCGATTTCTTTATATTTGGTAACAGAAAAGTTACTTTTCGAATCCTTAAGTGATTATTTCGCATAAAAAAATAGCGTCACCGACTCGAAGTCAGTAACGCTATTTGATCAGTTCTTTTAGAGTACTTTCGCAAGAAAATCACGTGTACGTGAATTTTTCGGTGCTCCAAACACCTCATCTGGTGTTCCCTCTTCTACAATAACCCCGCCATCCATGAACAGGATCCGGTCTCCCACTTCACGTGCAAAACCCATCTCGTGCGTCACAATGACCATGGTCATCCCGCCTTCTGCAAGACGTTTCATGACATCCAGCACTTCACCGACCATCTCGGGGTCCAGTGCTGAAGTAGGCTCGTCAAACAGCATCACATGCGGTTGCATGGCCAACGCTCTTGCAATGGCGATCCGCTGCTTCTGTCCACCGGACAGCTGATTTGGGAATGTATCTTTTTTATCGTACAAGCCTACCGTGTTAAGCAGATCAGCAGCAATTTTCTCCGCTTCCTGCGTGGATTGCTTCTTCACTTTAATTGGAGCAATCGTGATGTTTTGCTGAACCGTTTTGTGTGGGAACAGGTTGAAATGCTGGAACACCATGCCCATTTTTTCACGAGTCGCATTGATGTTGTGCTTCGGATCGGTGATTGATACGCCTTCAAAATCAATCTCTCCCGAGGTAGGCTGTTCCAACAAGTTCAGACAACGCAAGAATGTACTTTTACCTGAGCCGGAAGGACCGATAACCACGACAACCTCAC belongs to Paenibacillus sp. FSL H8-0079 and includes:
- a CDS encoding amino acid ABC transporter ATP-binding protein translates to MIDVRQLHKSYGNNDVLKGINVTIGKGEVVVVIGPSGSGKSTFLRCLNLLEQPTSGEIDFEGVSITDPKHNINATREKMGMVFQHFNLFPHKTVQQNITIAPIKVKKQSTQEAEKIAADLLNTVGLYDKKDTFPNQLSGGQKQRIAIARALAMQPHVMLFDEPTSALDPEMVGEVLDVMKRLAEGGMTMVIVTHEMGFAREVGDRILFMDGGVIVEEGTPDEVFGAPKNSRTRDFLAKVL